A window of the Chloroflexus sp. Y-396-1 genome harbors these coding sequences:
- a CDS encoding pentapeptide repeat-containing protein: protein MADLTPDQIFDLLNRPGPLWLVGANLSGANLSAANLSGANLSEAQLSRTRLTDANLYRADLSVCDLGGANLSWANLREARLNWAQLVRADLSDADLRKADLSWANLEFATLVGANLRGANLSAADFSGANLYGANLSLCNLSGADLRDTVMIGANLSEAQLREAQLVNLSGANLSGAILLRVSLNGANGSGVNLAGANLMHANLREATFDDANFIGANLSEANLGEASLCNADFSEANLSGVYLSGANLRGAILTRANLSRANLSGANLRGANLRGVNLREASLADADLTDADLTDADLTDCDLTGARGIIR from the coding sequence ATGGCCGACCTGACTCCTGACCAGATTTTTGATCTTCTCAATCGTCCAGGGCCGCTCTGGCTGGTTGGTGCTAATCTGAGCGGCGCCAATTTGAGCGCTGCTAATCTAAGCGGCGCCAATTTGAGTGAGGCACAACTGAGTCGTACCCGATTAACCGATGCTAACCTGTATCGGGCCGATTTGAGTGTATGCGATTTGGGCGGCGCTAATCTGAGCTGGGCTAATCTCCGCGAGGCGCGCCTCAATTGGGCGCAGTTGGTTCGAGCCGATTTGAGCGATGCCGATCTGCGAAAAGCGGATTTGAGCTGGGCCAATCTGGAGTTCGCAACCCTGGTTGGTGCCAATCTCAGGGGCGCTAATCTGAGCGCCGCCGATTTCAGTGGCGCTAACCTGTACGGTGCTAACCTTAGTCTCTGCAATCTCAGCGGAGCCGATCTACGCGATACGGTGATGATCGGCGCGAATCTCAGTGAAGCCCAACTGCGCGAAGCACAGTTGGTTAATTTGAGTGGAGCCAATCTGAGTGGTGCAATACTCTTGCGGGTGAGCCTGAACGGCGCCAATGGCAGCGGCGTCAATCTGGCAGGCGCCAATCTAATGCACGCCAATCTACGTGAAGCAACCTTTGATGACGCAAATTTCATCGGCGCCAATCTTAGCGAAGCAAATTTGGGTGAAGCAAGTCTGTGCAATGCCGATTTCAGTGAGGCGAATCTCAGTGGTGTGTATCTGAGTGGCGCGAACCTGCGCGGAGCTATTTTGACCCGCGCCAATCTGTCGCGTGCCAATCTGAGTGGCGCCAATCTACGCGGCGCGAACCTGCGTGGGGTAAATCTGCGTGAAGCATCACTGGCCGATGCGGATTTAACCGACGCCGATCTCACCGATGCGGATTTGACCGACTGTGACTTGACCGGAGCGAGAGGTATTATCCGGTGA
- a CDS encoding alpha-ketoacid dehydrogenase subunit beta gives MPEMNLLEAIRQGLDEALAADPRVFIFGEDVGKRGGVFRVTEGLYDKYGPMRVIDSPLAESVIVGACIGAAMNDMLPIAEIQFADFIAPAFNQIVQEAARIHYRSNGDWEVPLVIRVPYGGGIHGALYHSQSVEAFFAHVPGLKVVTPSTPYDAKGLLKSAIEDPNPVLFLEHKKTYRLIKGFVPEEDYRVPIGPADIKRPGEDISVFAYGLMLHYCLEAAQTLAAEGVSIEVVDLRTLRPLDTETILASVRRTGKALIVHEDNLFGGFGGEVAAIIAEHAFEYLDGPIVRIGGPDVPAMPFAHSLEAAFMPSPISIAAAMRRLAAY, from the coding sequence ATGCCTGAAATGAATTTGCTCGAAGCCATTCGCCAGGGTCTCGATGAGGCACTGGCTGCCGATCCACGTGTATTTATTTTTGGTGAAGATGTTGGGAAGCGTGGCGGTGTCTTCCGTGTCACGGAAGGTCTTTACGACAAATACGGGCCGATGCGCGTCATCGACTCACCACTAGCTGAGAGTGTGATCGTCGGTGCGTGTATTGGGGCGGCAATGAACGATATGCTGCCAATCGCTGAGATTCAGTTTGCCGATTTTATTGCACCGGCATTCAACCAGATTGTGCAAGAGGCAGCCCGCATTCACTACCGTTCAAATGGTGATTGGGAAGTGCCACTGGTGATCCGAGTGCCTTACGGTGGCGGCATTCATGGCGCACTCTACCATAGCCAGAGTGTTGAAGCATTCTTTGCCCATGTTCCCGGTCTAAAAGTGGTCACCCCTTCAACTCCTTACGATGCAAAAGGGTTGTTGAAGAGTGCTATCGAGGACCCGAATCCAGTGCTCTTTCTCGAACACAAGAAGACCTATCGCCTGATCAAGGGCTTTGTACCCGAAGAAGATTATCGGGTTCCCATTGGTCCTGCTGACATCAAACGCCCCGGCGAGGATATTTCTGTCTTTGCGTATGGTCTGATGTTACACTACTGCCTGGAAGCTGCGCAAACACTAGCTGCGGAAGGAGTCAGTATTGAGGTGGTTGATCTGCGTACTTTACGCCCGCTCGATACGGAGACAATTCTCGCCAGTGTACGGCGTACCGGCAAGGCGTTGATCGTACACGAAGATAATCTGTTTGGTGGGTTTGGCGGTGAAGTAGCGGCAATTATTGCCGAACATGCATTTGAGTATCTCGACGGGCCGATTGTCAGGATCGGTGGCCCGGATGTGCCGGCGATGCCATTCGCCCATTCGCTCGAAGCGGCTTTTATGCCATCACCAATTTCGATTGCAGCAGCAATGCGTCGCCTGGCGGCGTATTGA
- a CDS encoding peroxidase-related enzyme (This protein belongs to a clade of uncharacterized proteins related to peroxidases such as the alkylhydroperoxidase AhpD.) produces MNTSERPISRFPIPDRIADLPDDIRERIEKVAEKSGFIPNVFLALAQRPDEFRAFFAYHDALMERPSNLSKAEKEMIVVATSAANDCLYCVIAHGAILRIRSKNPRLADQIATNYQRAEITPRQRAILDYALKVALDSARISEEDWQPLFQHGLTQDDIWEIGAIAAFFAMSNRLANMSALRPNDEFYTMGR; encoded by the coding sequence GTGAATACCAGCGAACGCCCAATTAGCCGGTTTCCGATACCTGATCGAATTGCAGACTTACCCGATGATATTCGTGAACGGATCGAGAAGGTCGCTGAAAAGAGTGGTTTTATCCCCAACGTCTTTCTGGCACTTGCGCAACGGCCCGATGAGTTTCGGGCCTTTTTTGCCTATCACGATGCCTTAATGGAACGTCCTTCCAATCTGAGCAAGGCCGAGAAAGAGATGATCGTCGTAGCGACTTCGGCGGCAAATGATTGTTTGTACTGTGTCATTGCTCACGGCGCCATCCTCCGCATTCGCAGTAAAAATCCGCGTCTGGCCGATCAGATTGCAACTAACTATCAGCGGGCCGAGATCACTCCCCGGCAACGCGCTATTCTCGATTATGCGCTAAAGGTAGCACTCGACTCGGCTCGTATTAGTGAAGAGGACTGGCAACCCTTGTTCCAGCATGGGCTGACCCAGGACGACATCTGGGAAATAGGCGCGATTGCAGCGTTCTTCGCAATGAGTAATCGGCTGGCGAATATGAGCGCTCTCCGTCCTAACGATGAGTTTTATACAATGGGCCGTTAA
- a CDS encoding PD-(D/E)XK nuclease family protein: MPLERDQIRELIIQELPALLERDPEVQRLILQLAQKYFAGRSETDNRFDRILEELRQSREEQARLWAEQAQRWAEQAQRWAEQDRRWAEQSQRWEENQREIREMLRRLGEMDQRHAEIDRKWEEQTRRWEEQTRRWEEQTQRWEEQAQRWEEQDRRWEEQAQRWAEQDRRWEEQTRLWAEQSQRWEEQTRLWAEQSRRWEENQREIRELMRRHAALDRKFDSTIGALGARWGLYSEQSFRDALRGILTGFFNLELINVNEFDETGEVFGRPEQIELDVIIKNGLLLICEIKSSMSKADMYLFERKARWYERRHERKAEQLIVISPMVDAPARKVAERFGIVVYSFAEDAGDALTNAEQ; this comes from the coding sequence ATGCCACTCGAACGCGACCAAATTAGGGAATTGATTATCCAGGAACTACCTGCACTCCTTGAACGCGATCCGGAAGTGCAGCGTCTGATCTTGCAACTTGCGCAAAAATATTTTGCTGGTCGCTCGGAAACTGATAATCGGTTTGATCGCATTCTCGAGGAGTTGCGACAATCTCGCGAAGAGCAAGCACGTCTGTGGGCAGAACAAGCTCAGCGCTGGGCAGAACAAGCTCAACGCTGGGCAGAACAAGATCGGCGTTGGGCAGAGCAATCGCAACGCTGGGAAGAGAATCAACGTGAAATTCGCGAGATGCTGCGGCGGTTGGGCGAGATGGATCAGCGCCACGCGGAAATTGATCGCAAGTGGGAAGAACAGACTCGCCGCTGGGAAGAGCAGACTCGCCGCTGGGAAGAGCAGACTCAACGCTGGGAAGAACAAGCTCAACGCTGGGAGGAGCAAGATCGGCGCTGGGAAGAACAAGCTCAACGCTGGGCAGAGCAAGACCGGCGTTGGGAAGAGCAAACCCGGCTGTGGGCAGAGCAATCGCAACGCTGGGAAGAGCAAACTCGGCTGTGGGCAGAGCAATCGCGACGCTGGGAAGAGAATCAACGTGAAATCCGCGAGCTTATGCGGCGGCATGCGGCGCTTGACCGAAAGTTCGACTCTACCATTGGCGCGCTCGGTGCGCGTTGGGGGCTGTATTCAGAGCAGTCGTTCCGTGACGCTTTGCGTGGTATTCTGACCGGCTTTTTCAATCTCGAATTGATCAATGTCAACGAGTTTGATGAGACCGGCGAAGTATTTGGACGACCTGAACAGATCGAGCTTGATGTGATTATCAAAAATGGCCTGTTGCTGATTTGTGAGATTAAGTCATCGATGAGCAAGGCCGATATGTATCTGTTTGAACGTAAGGCGCGGTGGTATGAACGCCGTCATGAGCGAAAAGCCGAGCAGTTGATAGTCATCTCGCCGATGGTAGATGCTCCGGCGCGGAAGGTTGCTGAACGCTTCGGGATTGTGGTCTACAGTTTTGCGGAAGATGCCGGCGACGCTTTGACCAATGCAGAACAGTAG
- a CDS encoding DUF333 domain-containing protein: MSRAGKGSIVIRVLLCAVVIGLLLVNAGCATEPSSSPAATIAKPTEMTSGPSLPQREPERPPTSTPVVGLANPAGSYCSEQGGRLEIQTTSDGGQISVCLFDDLSLCEEWAFFRGECQPGEQYTLPEGAAETTTIDPKLAELFALVRENLPANAFDSFAAQPLTADGERQLWVVYSTGMRNFDLDPSVPHFVAVYEYTVSGWQQLDRQSLKSGEGTETLEPDFIGVVRQVNIAPERIWLQIEGGLGAHSGSYHLFSFADNTLRQELVAFSSSPGFGTIADLDGDGVAEVVLDRSERYVFCYACGVYYPFYQVYSWEKSQMVERTISELVPEYQTAPFADQN; the protein is encoded by the coding sequence ATGTCGCGTGCCGGTAAAGGTTCTATAGTCATTCGTGTCTTACTTTGTGCAGTTGTCATTGGACTGCTCCTCGTTAACGCAGGTTGTGCTACAGAACCTTCTTCGTCTCCTGCTGCAACCATCGCAAAACCGACTGAAATGACTTCCGGCCCATCTTTACCACAGCGTGAACCGGAACGACCACCGACCTCTACCCCCGTTGTCGGTCTCGCTAATCCGGCTGGCAGTTACTGTAGCGAACAGGGAGGTCGGCTGGAAATTCAGACAACTAGCGATGGCGGGCAGATTAGTGTATGTCTGTTTGATGATCTTTCATTGTGTGAGGAGTGGGCCTTCTTTCGGGGTGAGTGTCAGCCTGGCGAGCAATACACTTTACCGGAAGGCGCTGCTGAGACGACCACTATCGATCCGAAGCTCGCCGAACTCTTTGCACTGGTACGGGAAAACCTACCGGCAAACGCATTTGATAGTTTCGCAGCCCAGCCACTCACTGCTGATGGGGAACGCCAATTGTGGGTTGTTTACAGCACCGGTATGCGAAATTTCGACCTCGATCCATCGGTGCCTCATTTTGTTGCTGTGTACGAGTACACAGTTAGTGGCTGGCAACAGCTTGATCGTCAGTCGTTGAAGTCTGGTGAAGGTACAGAAACTCTCGAACCGGATTTTATTGGCGTAGTACGACAGGTCAACATTGCGCCTGAACGAATCTGGTTGCAGATCGAGGGCGGATTGGGTGCTCACAGTGGTAGTTACCATCTGTTTAGCTTTGCCGACAATACGCTACGACAGGAATTGGTTGCCTTCTCGTCGAGTCCGGGATTCGGTACTATCGCAGACCTCGACGGCGATGGTGTTGCTGAAGTGGTGCTTGATCGGTCAGAACGCTACGTTTTTTGCTATGCCTGCGGAGTGTACTATCCTTTTTACCAGGTCTATAGCTGGGAAAAGAGTCAGATGGTCGAGCGCACCATCAGTGAATTAGTGCCTGAATATCAAACAGCTCCGTTCGCCGATCAGAATTGA
- a CDS encoding 4-vinyl reductase translates to MEIRDRPDHDPVADLLLVDAYMRWALLAAEEVIGRNGLAVVLRQAGLSHLIGNYPPEQLKASSGLTFYHYASLNAGLINFFGHSARSMALRIGRQTARLAIANQSALFGTAALIASKVLPFATQVKLGLSAMQAGLRRLSQAVNQDRRLALEDRGDSWAYIDYTCSMSAGKQADEPIGYIQCGILQEALHWQTGREFAVEQIACRSMGAPASIWLVAKSPMLPVS, encoded by the coding sequence ATGGAGATCCGCGACCGCCCCGACCACGATCCGGTTGCTGATTTGCTGTTAGTTGATGCATACATGCGGTGGGCATTGCTCGCAGCCGAAGAAGTGATTGGGCGTAACGGTTTGGCCGTTGTGTTGCGCCAGGCCGGTTTAAGTCATTTGATAGGCAATTATCCGCCCGAACAACTGAAAGCGTCGAGTGGGCTAACGTTTTACCATTACGCCTCACTCAACGCCGGCCTGATTAACTTTTTCGGTCACTCGGCACGCAGCATGGCATTACGGATCGGTCGTCAGACGGCTCGACTGGCAATTGCCAATCAGAGCGCATTGTTTGGTACTGCTGCGTTGATCGCCTCGAAGGTGCTACCTTTTGCCACGCAGGTGAAACTGGGGTTGTCGGCAATGCAAGCCGGCTTACGCCGTCTCAGTCAGGCGGTAAACCAGGATCGGCGGCTGGCACTAGAGGATCGTGGCGACAGTTGGGCGTATATTGACTACACCTGTTCAATGTCGGCTGGCAAGCAGGCGGATGAGCCAATTGGTTACATTCAGTGCGGTATCTTACAAGAAGCACTACACTGGCAAACCGGGCGTGAATTTGCAGTCGAACAGATTGCCTGTCGTTCAATGGGTGCGCCAGCATCGATCTGGCTAGTAGCAAAATCTCCGATGCTCCCTGTTTCTTGA
- a CDS encoding DUF503 domain-containing protein — protein MIIGSCTIHLHIATAQSLKEKRQVVRSLIARIRNEFNVSVAEIDDQDRWQSARLGIAVVATDGIHAQQQLEAVVNFIERQRPDCPLLTYEIELL, from the coding sequence ATGATTATCGGTTCGTGTACAATTCATCTCCACATCGCGACAGCTCAATCGTTGAAAGAGAAGCGTCAAGTGGTGCGTTCACTCATCGCCCGCATCCGCAACGAATTTAATGTCTCAGTTGCCGAAATCGACGATCAAGATCGCTGGCAGAGCGCCCGCCTCGGAATAGCGGTCGTGGCAACCGATGGCATTCATGCTCAGCAGCAGCTTGAAGCAGTAGTGAACTTCATTGAACGTCAGCGTCCTGATTGTCCGCTGTTGACGTATGAAATCGAGCTGTTGTGA
- the uvrA gene encoding excinuclease ABC subunit UvrA, whose product MAKTTIVIKGAREHNLKGIDVEIPRDRLVVLTGVSGSGKSSLAFDTLYAEGQRRYVESLSAYARQFLGQMEKPQVDLIEGLSPAIAIEQKSASKNPRSTVGTITEIYDYLRLLFARVGHQYCHRCGQPVAAQSAQQMVDRILTLPPGTRFMVLAPVVSQRKGEYKDIFAEAKAEGFTRVRVDGEIRSLDEEIKLNKKVKHSIEVVIDRLAIPAVAENGDVDSFITRLTDSVETALRVGEGKIIISLADVPADPSQPREWMMSESNTCLACGISFPELTPQMFSFNSPQGACPTCTGLGARLEVDPSLLVPNGALSIHDGAVTYWGEMRKKQDTWAYKALLAIAAHYHIDLDAPWDSLTQRQRDAIIYGSGQERIRFFWEHESGSRGEYYRTWEGLASEIRRRYMQSGSDTMREYYTQYMSEQPCPDCQGARLRPESLAVRVAGRSIRDVTRMNVAQALDWARELPNHLNETERAIVGDVLKEIRERLGFLHNVGLHYLTLDRAAPTLSGGEAQRIRLASQIGSGLVGVMYILDEPSIGLHQRDNRKLLDSLLRLRDLGNTLIVVEHDLETMQAADWIIDFGPGAGVKGGQIVTAGTPEQVAQHPTSLTGQYLSGRLTIPIPISRRQASNGWLTLEGATLNNLRDVTVSFPLGCFIAVTGVSGSGKSSLITETLYPALANRLNRAQLKPGPFRNLYGLERLDKVINIDQQPIGRTPRSNPATYVKLFDLLRELFAETPEAKLRGYGPGRFSFNLKGGRCEACEGNGEIKIDMQFLADVWVRCAECKGKRYNRETLQVKYRGKTIADVLDMDVQTALEFFANVPRVRRILQTLHDVGLDYIKLGQPATTLSGGEAQRVKLAKELARVATGRTIYILDEPTTGLHFADIQNLLRVLHRLVEAGNTVIVIEHNLDVIKTADYVIDMGPEGGDGGGEVVALGTPEEVARHPTSHTGRFLREILESVVASR is encoded by the coding sequence GTGGCAAAGACGACCATCGTCATTAAGGGCGCACGTGAACATAACCTCAAGGGCATTGATGTTGAAATCCCGCGTGATCGGCTGGTAGTGCTGACCGGAGTGAGTGGGTCGGGCAAGAGTTCACTGGCATTTGACACCCTCTATGCCGAGGGTCAGCGGCGGTACGTTGAGAGCCTGTCGGCTTACGCACGGCAATTTCTTGGCCAGATGGAAAAACCGCAAGTCGATCTGATTGAGGGTTTATCACCGGCAATTGCTATTGAGCAAAAGAGTGCCAGCAAGAACCCACGCTCGACTGTTGGTACGATAACGGAAATCTACGACTATCTACGTCTGCTCTTTGCGCGGGTCGGTCATCAATACTGTCATCGGTGTGGTCAGCCGGTTGCCGCGCAATCGGCACAGCAGATGGTGGATCGTATTCTGACCCTCCCGCCCGGTACGCGCTTTATGGTGCTGGCACCGGTTGTTTCGCAACGTAAAGGTGAGTACAAAGATATTTTTGCTGAAGCTAAAGCCGAAGGCTTCACTCGTGTGCGCGTTGATGGCGAAATTCGTTCGCTCGATGAAGAGATTAAGCTGAACAAGAAGGTCAAACACTCGATTGAGGTAGTGATCGACCGCCTGGCGATACCAGCAGTTGCCGAAAACGGTGATGTTGACAGCTTCATAACCCGACTCACCGATAGTGTTGAAACGGCTTTACGGGTTGGGGAAGGGAAGATTATCATCAGCCTCGCCGACGTCCCAGCCGATCCTTCTCAACCACGCGAGTGGATGATGAGCGAGAGTAATACCTGTCTGGCATGTGGGATTTCGTTTCCTGAGCTGACCCCACAGATGTTTTCGTTCAACTCACCCCAGGGAGCATGCCCGACCTGTACCGGTCTTGGTGCGCGCCTTGAAGTCGATCCGTCGCTCCTCGTGCCCAATGGCGCACTCTCAATTCACGACGGCGCCGTGACGTATTGGGGCGAAATGCGCAAAAAGCAGGATACCTGGGCATACAAGGCTCTGCTTGCTATCGCTGCCCATTATCACATTGATCTTGATGCACCCTGGGATTCGTTGACGCAACGTCAGCGTGATGCAATTATCTATGGTAGTGGTCAGGAACGCATTCGCTTCTTCTGGGAACACGAGAGTGGGTCGCGCGGTGAGTATTACCGTACTTGGGAAGGACTGGCCAGTGAAATTCGTCGGCGCTATATGCAGAGTGGCTCCGACACGATGCGCGAGTACTACACGCAATACATGAGCGAACAACCCTGCCCTGATTGTCAGGGAGCAAGGTTACGACCGGAAAGTCTGGCCGTGCGGGTGGCAGGGCGTTCGATCCGTGACGTAACCCGAATGAACGTTGCCCAAGCGCTCGATTGGGCCCGTGAATTGCCCAATCATCTTAATGAGACCGAGCGGGCCATCGTCGGTGATGTATTGAAAGAGATTCGTGAGCGTCTCGGTTTCTTGCACAATGTAGGTTTACACTATCTGACACTCGACCGCGCCGCTCCAACTCTTTCTGGTGGAGAAGCACAGCGTATTCGGCTCGCTTCTCAGATTGGCTCTGGGTTGGTCGGCGTGATGTACATTCTCGATGAACCGAGCATCGGTTTGCATCAGCGTGATAATCGTAAGCTCCTCGATTCGCTATTGCGGTTGCGTGATCTGGGTAACACCCTGATTGTCGTCGAGCATGACCTTGAGACAATGCAGGCTGCCGATTGGATTATCGACTTTGGTCCCGGCGCTGGTGTGAAAGGTGGTCAAATTGTGACCGCTGGAACACCAGAGCAGGTGGCGCAACACCCGACCTCACTGACCGGTCAGTACCTCTCTGGCCGCCTGACGATCCCGATCCCGATCAGTCGTCGTCAGGCTAGCAACGGTTGGCTGACTCTGGAAGGAGCAACGCTCAATAACCTGCGTGATGTGACGGTCAGTTTTCCGCTCGGTTGTTTCATTGCCGTAACCGGCGTCTCTGGTTCGGGGAAATCATCGCTCATTACTGAAACACTCTATCCGGCGCTTGCTAACCGTCTCAATCGTGCACAACTTAAGCCTGGTCCCTTCCGCAACCTGTACGGTCTTGAACGATTGGATAAGGTCATCAACATTGATCAGCAGCCAATTGGTCGTACTCCGCGCTCAAATCCGGCGACCTACGTGAAGCTCTTCGACCTGCTCCGTGAATTGTTTGCCGAAACACCCGAAGCGAAACTGCGTGGTTATGGGCCGGGTCGCTTCAGTTTCAACCTGAAAGGCGGGCGCTGCGAGGCGTGTGAGGGGAACGGCGAGATCAAGATTGACATGCAATTCCTGGCCGATGTTTGGGTTCGCTGCGCTGAATGCAAAGGGAAGCGCTACAACCGGGAAACCTTGCAGGTTAAGTATCGCGGCAAGACTATCGCCGATGTGCTTGATATGGACGTGCAGACCGCGTTAGAGTTTTTTGCCAATGTGCCGCGGGTGCGTCGTATCTTACAAACACTGCACGATGTTGGGCTTGACTACATCAAACTCGGACAGCCTGCAACGACACTTTCTGGCGGTGAAGCGCAGCGTGTGAAGCTAGCGAAGGAATTGGCTCGGGTTGCCACCGGTCGTACCATTTACATTCTCGATGAACCAACGACCGGCCTTCACTTTGCCGATATTCAGAATCTGCTGCGGGTGTTACACCGGCTGGTAGAGGCGGGGAATACGGTTATCGTGATCGAACACAATCTCGATGTAATCAAGACGGCTGATTACGTGATCGATATGGGGCCTGAAGGTGGTGATGGTGGCGGTGAGGTGGTCGCTCTTGGCACACCTGAAGAGGTCGCCCGTCATCCAACCTCACACACCGGACGATTTCTACGCGAGATACTTGAGTCGGTTGTTGCTTCACGCTAG
- a CDS encoding thiamine pyrophosphate-dependent dehydrogenase E1 component subunit alpha, whose amino-acid sequence MTVSIKEISADPGFGHDLPPHTLRDMLRYMMLARALDERMWVLNRAGKAPFVISCQGHEAAQVGAAFALTRGKDFILPYYRGLAMVLVMGMTPTEVMLGLFARATDPSSGGRQMPAHYGCRRLKIVTQSSPVGTQIPHAAGIGLAEKIKGGDAVVWVSFGEGTTSQGDFHEGVNLAAVHRLPVIFQCENNEYAISVHQRQQMAIGSVAERAAAYGIPGISVDGTDVLAVYEVTRRAVERARRGDGPTLIEARVVRMTAHSSDDNDRTYRPPHEITLVRHQDPIVRFVAQLREHGILSEAEEQEMRAEVKAIVDRATEEAEQAPMPEPETLYDHVYAPLRQRR is encoded by the coding sequence ATGACCGTCTCGATCAAAGAAATCAGTGCCGATCCGGGATTTGGGCACGATCTACCGCCGCACACGCTCCGCGATATGCTGCGGTACATGATGTTGGCACGCGCACTCGATGAGCGTATGTGGGTGCTCAATCGCGCAGGCAAAGCGCCGTTTGTGATTAGTTGTCAGGGACATGAAGCAGCCCAGGTTGGAGCCGCCTTTGCCTTAACGCGCGGAAAAGATTTTATCTTACCGTACTATCGCGGTCTGGCAATGGTGCTGGTGATGGGCATGACCCCTACTGAGGTGATGCTAGGCCTGTTTGCCCGCGCCACCGATCCTAGCTCTGGTGGCCGACAGATGCCAGCCCACTACGGTTGCCGGCGTTTGAAGATTGTCACTCAATCATCACCGGTCGGTACGCAAATTCCGCATGCTGCCGGAATCGGATTGGCCGAGAAGATTAAAGGTGGCGACGCGGTGGTATGGGTATCCTTTGGCGAGGGTACGACCAGTCAGGGTGATTTCCACGAAGGAGTTAATCTGGCAGCCGTACACCGGCTGCCGGTCATTTTTCAATGTGAAAATAACGAATACGCCATTAGTGTTCATCAGCGTCAGCAGATGGCAATCGGGAGTGTCGCCGAACGCGCCGCAGCGTATGGGATTCCCGGCATAAGTGTTGATGGTACCGATGTGCTGGCGGTTTATGAAGTAACCCGCCGTGCCGTAGAGCGTGCCCGTCGTGGTGATGGGCCAACCCTAATTGAAGCACGGGTAGTACGCATGACGGCCCACTCAAGCGATGACAATGATCGCACCTATCGCCCACCGCACGAAATTACCCTGGTTCGCCATCAAGACCCGATTGTTCGTTTTGTCGCGCAATTGCGAGAACACGGTATCCTGAGTGAAGCCGAAGAGCAAGAGATGCGTGCTGAAGTTAAGGCGATTGTTGACCGGGCAACCGAAGAGGCCGAGCAGGCGCCAATGCCCGAACCAGAAACGCTCTACGATCACGTCTATGCACCACTGCGCCAGCGTCGCTAA
- a CDS encoding ATP-binding protein has translation MADDIYPFPLLAMVGQTELKTALILGLINPQVGGILLSGPYGVGKTTAVRGLLDVMPFVTREHPDADGKTLVERMRLIELPLNARLEDVVGGINERIAIEQHVVRLEEGILARAHGNVLYVDEINLLDQAVVDAILDAAAQGRTFVRRGAMVRLFPSQFVLIGSMNPEEGALRPQILDRFGLRVWVAPVADHRARLEIYRRARDFRNDPVGFRQGYAAQTAALAEEIMIAREILPHVTIPPELEEQALALVQQLHIPSHRAEIALLEGARARAAADFRNVVNAEDIRRIAPLALTWRHSDWFERHTAGVQAEQETIAAALDKLFPLTDTGRRRSRRSTVRQIEEGHA, from the coding sequence ATGGCTGACGATATTTATCCCTTTCCGCTACTGGCGATGGTCGGTCAGACCGAGCTCAAAACGGCGCTGATCCTTGGCCTTATCAACCCGCAAGTTGGCGGCATTTTGCTCAGCGGGCCTTATGGGGTTGGGAAAACCACTGCTGTGCGTGGTCTGCTCGATGTCATGCCCTTCGTGACCCGCGAGCATCCCGATGCTGATGGAAAAACGCTCGTTGAGCGCATGCGCTTGATCGAACTACCGCTCAATGCTCGGCTGGAAGACGTGGTTGGTGGGATCAACGAACGCATTGCCATCGAGCAACACGTTGTACGCCTGGAAGAAGGAATTTTAGCCCGCGCTCACGGTAATGTCCTTTACGTCGATGAGATCAACCTGCTCGATCAGGCAGTCGTTGATGCTATTCTCGACGCAGCAGCTCAAGGTCGAACGTTTGTACGGCGGGGTGCAATGGTGCGTCTGTTTCCCAGTCAGTTTGTGCTTATCGGTTCGATGAATCCAGAAGAAGGAGCACTACGACCACAAATTCTCGACCGCTTTGGTTTACGGGTATGGGTGGCGCCTGTTGCCGATCATCGTGCCCGGCTCGAAATCTATCGGCGCGCCCGTGATTTTCGCAACGATCCGGTAGGCTTTCGGCAAGGGTACGCAGCTCAGACCGCAGCGCTCGCCGAAGAGATCATGATCGCCCGTGAGATTCTCCCACACGTCACTATTCCGCCAGAGTTGGAAGAGCAGGCCCTGGCCTTAGTTCAGCAACTGCATATCCCTTCGCATCGTGCTGAAATAGCGTTACTAGAAGGGGCGCGCGCCCGGGCCGCAGCCGATTTTCGCAATGTCGTCAACGCTGAAGATATTCGGCGAATCGCACCGCTGGCATTAACGTGGCGCCACAGCGACTGGTTTGAGCGGCATACGGCCGGAGTACAGGCCGAGCAAGAGACTATCGCTGCTGCCCTAGACAAACTTTTTCCGCTAACTGATACCGGACGACGGCGAAGTCGGCGCAGCACGGTGCGGCAGATTGAGGAAGGTCATGCCTGA